The Claveliimonas bilis genome window below encodes:
- the miaA gene encoding tRNA (adenosine(37)-N6)-dimethylallyltransferase MiaA: protein MKRPLIILTGPTAVGKTSLSLSLAKELDGEIVSADSMQVYRYMDIGTAKIREEERQGIPHHLIDVLDPWEDFNVVRFQKMAREALEEIWERGHIPIVTGGTGFYIQALLYDIHFTENNEDSSLRKDLENYARENGAEALHSRLVEVDEKAASQIHFNNVKRVIRALEFYYQTGKKMSEHNEEERKRTSPYDFKYFVLNDEREHLYAGINRRVDLMMEEGLVEEVRKLKEMGCDSAMVSMQGLGYKEILSHLEGEYTLDEAVYKIKRDTRHFAKRQITWFKRERDVIWLHKPDYDYDETKIREAVLSYYI, encoded by the coding sequence ATGAAAAGGCCATTGATCATATTGACAGGCCCTACCGCCGTAGGGAAAACAAGTCTGTCTCTCTCTCTTGCGAAAGAGTTAGACGGAGAGATCGTCTCCGCCGATTCCATGCAGGTATACCGATACATGGATATCGGTACGGCGAAGATACGTGAAGAAGAACGGCAGGGGATTCCACATCATCTGATCGATGTGCTGGATCCCTGGGAAGATTTTAATGTGGTACGTTTCCAGAAAATGGCGCGTGAAGCGCTTGAGGAAATCTGGGAACGGGGACATATTCCTATTGTAACAGGCGGAACGGGGTTCTATATTCAGGCGCTTTTGTATGACATTCATTTTACAGAAAATAATGAGGATTCTTCTTTGAGAAAGGATCTGGAAAATTATGCCCGTGAAAATGGAGCAGAAGCGCTTCATTCAAGACTTGTGGAAGTAGATGAAAAGGCGGCTTCCCAGATTCATTTTAATAATGTGAAGAGGGTGATCCGCGCTCTGGAATTTTATTATCAGACCGGCAAAAAAATGTCAGAGCACAATGAGGAGGAGCGAAAGAGAACCTCTCCGTATGATTTTAAATATTTTGTATTGAACGACGAAAGGGAACATCTCTATGCCGGGATCAATAGAAGAGTTGATCTGATGATGGAGGAAGGGCTTGTAGAGGAAGTACGAAAATTAAAAGAAATGGGATGCGACAGCGCGATGGTATCTATGCAGGGGTTGGGATATAAGGAAATCCTTTCTCATCTGGAAGGGGAATATACCTTGGATGAAGCTGTATACAAGATCAAAAGAGACACCCGTCATTTTGCCAAAAGACAGATTACCTGGTTCAAAAGGGAGCGGGATGTGATCTGGCTCCATAAACCGGATTACGATTATGATGAAACGAAAATAAGGGAGGCAGTTCTTTCTTATTACATATAG
- a CDS encoding aminotransferase class I/II-fold pyridoxal phosphate-dependent enzyme, protein MQKINDIEEMYESLGISKKVLEFGKQAELKLKERFEAIDRTAEYNQLKVIGAMQKNRVSEGCFHYASGYGYDDQGRDTLEKVYADVFHTEATLVRPQIACGTHALALALGANLRPGDELLSPAGKPYDTLEEVIGIRPSAGSLAEYGITYRQVDLKPDGSFDYENIEKAIHEKTKLITIQRSKGYQTRPSFSVAQIGELIAFVKKIKPDVICMVDNCYGEFVETIEPSDVGADMVVGSLIKNPGGGLAPIGGYVAGRTDLIENCGYRLTSPGLGREVGASLGVMQSFYQGLFLAPTVVASALKGAILAANLYESLGFPVVPDGSESRHDIIQAVELGTPEGVIAFCQGIQAAAPVDSYVTPEPWAMPGYDSDVIMAAGAFVQGSSIELSADGPIKPPYAVYFQGGLTWPHAKLGILMSLEHMVRKGLVQI, encoded by the coding sequence ATGCAAAAGATCAATGATATAGAAGAAATGTATGAAAGCCTGGGGATTTCGAAAAAGGTTTTGGAGTTTGGAAAGCAGGCGGAACTAAAGTTAAAGGAGCGGTTTGAAGCCATTGACCGAACGGCGGAGTACAATCAGCTCAAAGTGATCGGTGCTATGCAGAAAAACCGTGTCAGTGAGGGGTGTTTTCATTATGCCAGCGGATATGGATATGACGATCAGGGGCGGGATACTTTAGAAAAAGTATACGCTGATGTATTTCATACAGAGGCTACTCTTGTGCGGCCCCAGATTGCCTGCGGAACGCACGCTCTTGCCCTTGCTCTTGGAGCGAACTTAAGGCCGGGAGACGAGTTGCTCTCTCCGGCAGGGAAACCATATGATACATTGGAGGAAGTGATCGGTATCCGCCCGTCAGCGGGATCCCTGGCAGAATATGGTATTACTTACCGCCAGGTGGATCTTAAGCCGGACGGAAGTTTTGACTATGAGAACATTGAAAAAGCCATTCATGAAAAAACAAAATTAATTACCATTCAGCGGTCAAAGGGATATCAGACAAGACCGAGTTTTTCCGTCGCCCAGATTGGGGAATTGATCGCTTTTGTAAAAAAGATCAAACCGGATGTTATCTGTATGGTTGACAACTGTTATGGTGAATTTGTAGAGACAATAGAACCCAGTGATGTGGGAGCAGATATGGTCGTGGGATCCCTTATCAAAAATCCGGGCGGAGGACTTGCGCCCATCGGCGGTTATGTTGCCGGCAGAACGGATCTGATTGAAAACTGCGGATACCGTCTGACCTCTCCCGGACTTGGCCGGGAAGTGGGGGCTTCTCTGGGGGTGATGCAGTCCTTTTACCAGGGGCTTTTCCTTGCGCCGACCGTGGTGGCAAGCGCCCTTAAAGGAGCGATCCTTGCGGCCAACCTTTATGAATCTCTGGGATTTCCGGTAGTGCCTGACGGCTCCGAGAGCAGGCACGATATTATTCAGGCGGTAGAGCTTGGCACGCCGGAGGGCGTGATCGCTTTCTGCCAGGGCATCCAGGCAGCGGCGCCGGTAGATTCCTATGTAACGCCGGAACCATGGGCTATGCCCGGCTATGACAGCGATGTGATCATGGCAGCCGGAGCTTTTGTACAGGGTTCTTCCATAGAACTGAGTGCTGACGGTCCCATCAAACCGCCCTACGCAGTATATTTTCAGGGAGGCCTGACCTGGCCTCACGCCAAACTTGGCATTTTAATGTCTCTGGAACATATGGTTCGGAAAGGATTGGTTCAAATATGA
- a CDS encoding NAD(P)/FAD-dependent oxidoreductase — MRRTVVIGGGASGLVASIAAAGKGADVTLVEQKELVGKKILSTGNGRCNLTNLAMSPEYYRGGNPDTVEKVLHTFGTEDTVRFFRKLGIITKARGTYLYPKNDQASSVREALALGIARLQVETYLQTKVEKVSFSKGKFDIYTRKNGEEQRFEADRLILAAGGKASPGLGSDGSGYQLAKSLGHTITPVFPALVQLTSDDPAFRKLAGVRSDAKIVLMSDGAAVCADQGEIQFTDYGLSGIPVFQVSRFAAEGLREGKPVSVILDFLPEMQETEICALFREKQKDWSDNTAEEFLRGIFHRKLVNVLLTRAHIRWSQKVENFSEEDFAGLACLCKKFEVKITGTRSFDQAQVCAGGVSLEEIDPLTMESLKCPGLYITGELLDVDGMCGGYNLQWAWATGYIAGEAAAL, encoded by the coding sequence ATGAGAAGAACCGTTGTCATCGGAGGAGGAGCTTCCGGGCTTGTAGCCTCCATTGCGGCAGCCGGAAAAGGCGCTGACGTAACCTTAGTGGAACAAAAAGAACTGGTGGGAAAGAAAATCCTGTCTACCGGAAATGGCCGCTGTAATCTTACAAACCTTGCCATGAGTCCCGAATATTACCGTGGAGGGAACCCGGACACAGTAGAGAAGGTACTCCATACTTTCGGCACGGAAGATACCGTCAGATTTTTCAGAAAGCTGGGAATTATAACAAAAGCAAGAGGAACCTACCTTTACCCTAAGAATGATCAGGCATCGTCCGTCCGGGAAGCACTGGCTCTTGGAATCGCCCGGCTCCAGGTAGAAACGTATCTTCAGACAAAGGTAGAAAAGGTTTCTTTTTCTAAAGGAAAATTTGATATATATACGAGGAAAAACGGAGAAGAACAAAGATTTGAAGCTGACAGGCTGATCCTTGCCGCCGGCGGCAAGGCTTCTCCAGGTCTTGGATCTGACGGCAGCGGATATCAACTTGCCAAAAGCCTGGGACATACCATAACCCCGGTCTTTCCGGCGTTGGTGCAGCTTACGTCGGATGATCCTGCTTTTCGGAAGCTGGCCGGCGTAAGAAGCGACGCAAAGATTGTTCTTATGTCAGACGGAGCTGCAGTGTGTGCCGACCAGGGAGAGATTCAATTTACAGATTACGGGCTTTCAGGTATCCCTGTCTTTCAGGTGAGCCGGTTCGCTGCAGAGGGCCTGCGGGAAGGAAAGCCTGTTTCTGTCATCCTTGACTTCCTTCCGGAGATGCAGGAGACAGAAATCTGCGCCCTCTTCAGAGAGAAGCAAAAAGACTGGAGCGACAATACTGCGGAAGAATTTTTAAGAGGAATTTTTCACCGCAAACTGGTAAATGTGCTCCTTACCCGGGCACACATCCGTTGGTCGCAGAAAGTGGAGAATTTCAGCGAAGAAGATTTTGCAGGACTCGCCTGCCTCTGCAAAAAATTTGAAGTAAAGATTACAGGAACCCGTTCTTTTGATCAGGCGCAGGTCTGTGCAGGAGGAGTTTCTCTTGAAGAGATCGATCCTCTGACTATGGAATCCCTGAAATGCCCCGGGCTGTATATAACAGGCGAACTCCTTGACGTCGACGGCATGTGTGGGGGATATAATCTGCAGTGGGCCTGGGCAACGGGATATATAGCCGGAGAAGCGGCGGCGCTATAA
- a CDS encoding NAD(P)/FAD-dependent oxidoreductase has product MIRLQQLKLNIDHTEADLRRKLLKTLRVKEDALLSYQIEKQSLDARKKPQLSYVYTVAVHLKNEKEFLKKNRNANIQAASENRYHMDVSGTEALRERPVIVGSGPAGLFCAYMLAKAGYRPLLLERGMPVEQRKKDVEKFWETQSLDPESNVQFGEGGAGTFSDGKLNTLVKDKDGRGRKVLEIFVKNGAPKDILYVNKPHIGTDLLMSIVANMRKEILASGGEVLFHTRMDRILQNENGTLQELLVTDTVTGRSRHIKADICVLAIGHSARDTFAMLDEEQVKMEAKSFAVGVRIEHPQKMIDLSQYGDTTLPLPAAAYKLTASSSDGRGVYTFCMCPGGYVVNASSEQGYLAVNGMSYHDRAGENANSAVVVTVSPEDFGGSGVLAGVAFQRRLEKAAFATGGGLVPIQLFEDFCQGKITENLGEITPQIKGGYAFGNVRGIFPEEISRALEEGIKAFGRKLPGYDRKDAVLAGVESRTSSPVRILRGADMQGSIRGLYPCGEGAGYAGGITSAAMDGLKTAEAIARKYHPFDKETKD; this is encoded by the coding sequence ATGATCAGACTCCAGCAGTTGAAATTGAATATCGATCATACAGAAGCGGATCTTAGGAGGAAACTTTTGAAAACCCTCCGTGTGAAAGAAGATGCGCTTCTTTCATATCAAATAGAAAAGCAGTCTCTGGATGCCAGGAAAAAGCCTCAGCTTTCCTATGTGTATACAGTGGCTGTCCATTTAAAAAATGAAAAGGAGTTTTTGAAAAAGAACCGGAACGCCAACATCCAGGCTGCCAGCGAAAATCGGTATCACATGGACGTTTCGGGAACGGAAGCGCTGAGGGAAAGGCCTGTCATAGTCGGCAGCGGTCCGGCAGGTCTGTTCTGTGCTTATATGCTTGCCAAAGCCGGATACCGACCGCTGCTTTTGGAACGGGGAATGCCTGTGGAGCAGCGGAAAAAAGATGTAGAGAAGTTCTGGGAGACACAGAGTCTTGATCCGGAATCAAACGTACAGTTCGGCGAGGGAGGAGCCGGTACCTTTTCTGACGGCAAACTCAATACTCTTGTGAAAGATAAAGATGGCAGGGGCCGGAAGGTGCTGGAAATTTTTGTGAAGAACGGTGCGCCCAAAGATATCCTGTATGTGAATAAACCTCATATCGGAACTGACCTTTTGATGTCCATTGTGGCAAACATGCGAAAAGAGATTCTTGCATCAGGAGGCGAAGTCCTCTTTCATACGAGAATGGATCGGATACTTCAAAATGAGAACGGTACCTTGCAGGAATTACTTGTCACAGATACAGTCACTGGCCGGAGCCGGCATATAAAGGCAGATATCTGTGTTCTTGCCATCGGTCACAGCGCCCGCGATACATTTGCCATGCTGGATGAGGAACAGGTGAAAATGGAGGCGAAATCCTTTGCTGTAGGAGTACGTATTGAGCATCCGCAGAAAATGATCGATCTGTCACAGTACGGCGATACCACTTTGCCTCTTCCGGCGGCAGCCTATAAACTGACGGCTTCTTCCTCTGATGGGAGAGGGGTATATACATTCTGCATGTGCCCCGGGGGATATGTAGTGAATGCTTCCTCGGAACAAGGTTATCTGGCGGTCAACGGCATGAGTTATCACGACAGGGCAGGCGAAAACGCCAATAGTGCTGTTGTGGTTACCGTTTCACCGGAAGATTTCGGCGGAAGCGGCGTGCTTGCCGGAGTGGCTTTTCAAAGAAGACTGGAAAAAGCAGCTTTTGCGACTGGCGGCGGTCTTGTCCCGATACAGCTGTTTGAGGATTTCTGCCAGGGGAAAATAACAGAAAATCTGGGCGAGATCACCCCGCAGATCAAAGGGGGATATGCTTTTGGAAACGTACGGGGGATCTTCCCGGAGGAAATTTCCCGCGCTCTGGAAGAAGGGATAAAAGCCTTCGGAAGAAAACTTCCGGGATATGACAGGAAAGACGCCGTCCTCGCCGGCGTGGAAAGCCGGACATCTTCCCCGGTACGTATTCTGCGGGGAGCTGATATGCAGGGAAGCATAAGAGGACTTTACCCATGCGGCGAGGGAGCGGGCTATGCCGGAGGAATTACTTCAGCCGCTATGGACGGTTTGAAGACGGCGGAAGCAATCGCCAGAAAATATCATCCTTTCGACAAAGAGACAAAGGATTAA
- a CDS encoding DUF4321 domain-containing protein: MKGAGGKNSWALFLLILAGIVLGGFIGMLAGDTGGLSWLNYGQTFGLSEPVVLNLGIVVITFGLTIKITVASIIGMVLAIIIYRFL; encoded by the coding sequence ATGAAAGGAGCAGGCGGGAAAAATTCCTGGGCTTTGTTTCTGCTGATTCTGGCAGGAATTGTCCTGGGAGGTTTTATCGGTATGCTTGCAGGTGATACAGGGGGACTTAGTTGGCTTAACTATGGACAGACATTCGGGTTAAGCGAGCCGGTTGTGCTGAATCTTGGCATAGTCGTTATTACATTCGGACTTACGATCAAAATTACGGTTGCCAGCATCATCGGCATGGTTCTTGCAATTATTATTTATCGCTTCTTGTAA
- the radC gene encoding RadC family protein, translating into MNQTNTMKEMLVSERPYEKCDEKGAGSLSDAELLSVLLRTGTRGENVLELSRKILKEAGEDGLLGLHRFTKEKFMKIRGVGKVKTIQLLCILELSARLAKAEARKTLCFRNPSTIAGYYMEEMRHLSQEHMKLLMLDTKSNLIAEKNIYKGTVNASLVEPREIFVEAVKREAVSIILLHNHPSGDPTPSKADVAITRRIRLAGELIGIELLDHIIIGNNSYISFLEENLIYTKG; encoded by the coding sequence ATGAATCAGACAAATACCATGAAAGAAATGTTGGTATCAGAGCGCCCATACGAAAAGTGTGACGAAAAAGGGGCAGGCAGCTTAAGCGACGCGGAACTTCTGTCTGTTCTGCTGCGCACTGGTACAAGGGGAGAAAATGTCCTGGAGCTTTCCAGGAAAATTTTAAAAGAAGCCGGGGAGGACGGCCTTTTGGGACTCCACCGCTTTACAAAAGAAAAATTTATGAAGATCAGAGGTGTGGGGAAAGTGAAAACGATCCAGCTCCTCTGTATTTTAGAACTGTCTGCAAGGCTTGCGAAAGCTGAAGCGCGCAAAACACTGTGTTTCAGAAATCCGTCAACGATTGCCGGATATTATATGGAAGAAATGCGTCATCTTTCCCAGGAACATATGAAGTTGTTAATGCTGGACACAAAATCAAATCTTATTGCTGAAAAGAATATTTACAAAGGAACTGTAAATGCATCATTGGTAGAACCAAGAGAGATTTTTGTGGAGGCGGTAAAAAGGGAGGCGGTTTCTATTATTCTGCTCCATAATCATCCCAGTGGAGATCCGACTCCAAGCAAAGCGGATGTGGCGATTACTCGGCGGATAAGGCTGGCCGGAGAATTAATTGGAATTGAACTGTTAGATCATATTATTATTGGGAATAATTCTTATATCAGTTTTCTGGAAGAGAATCTGATATACACGAAAGGATAA
- a CDS encoding rod shape-determining protein produces MARNVYGLDLGSYEIKVYDKKKDTIWKEKNVIAIANKKEVFAVGDEAYEMFEKAPANIQVVFPMKDGVISRFNDMQYLLQGLLKKDRGFARGAEYVIAVPTDVTEVEKKAFFDLVIHSTARAKEVNIVERGIADAVGLNLDVQNTKGLFIVNLGGDTTELSILAGGGIVLNRLIKVGGATFDNAVAQLVRYNHDFLIGKVTSEILRKRFGVFSEDNSASLTVAGRDLITGVPQQREISISLVRAAIKDPLEECIHCIHSLLDRTPPEVRKAVYRNGIFLTGGLANLPGLEVYMEEMTGIRVRTAIDPDICAVTGLKQIIQSKELRKLAYSMLDENYRWMR; encoded by the coding sequence ATGGCACGGAATGTATACGGACTTGATCTCGGATCCTATGAGATCAAAGTATATGATAAGAAGAAAGATACGATCTGGAAAGAAAAAAACGTGATTGCCATTGCAAATAAAAAAGAGGTATTTGCTGTGGGCGATGAAGCATATGAGATGTTTGAAAAAGCCCCGGCCAATATACAGGTTGTCTTTCCTATGAAAGACGGAGTGATTTCCAGATTTAACGATATGCAGTACCTTCTTCAGGGACTTTTGAAAAAGGACAGAGGGTTCGCACGGGGAGCGGAGTATGTAATTGCCGTTCCTACAGATGTGACGGAGGTGGAAAAGAAAGCTTTTTTCGATCTTGTCATTCATTCTACAGCCCGGGCAAAAGAAGTCAATATTGTGGAACGGGGGATTGCCGATGCAGTAGGTCTGAATCTGGATGTACAGAATACGAAGGGGCTGTTCATTGTAAACCTGGGCGGAGACACGACTGAACTTTCCATTCTTGCCGGAGGCGGTATTGTACTGAACCGGCTTATAAAAGTGGGAGGTGCAACCTTTGACAATGCTGTTGCCCAGCTTGTACGTTATAACCATGACTTCCTGATCGGAAAGGTAACCTCAGAAATCCTGAGAAAAAGGTTCGGTGTGTTCAGCGAGGACAACAGCGCTTCGCTTACCGTTGCCGGAAGAGATCTGATCACCGGAGTTCCGCAGCAAAGAGAAATTTCTATCAGCCTTGTGCGGGCCGCTATCAAAGATCCTCTGGAGGAATGCATTCACTGTATCCATTCTCTCCTGGACCGTACCCCTCCGGAGGTGCGGAAGGCAGTTTACCGTAACGGTATTTTTCTGACGGGAGGACTTGCCAATCTTCCGGGACTGGAGGTATATATGGAAGAAATGACAGGCATACGTGTCCGGACGGCTATTGATCCGGATATCTGTGCAGTGACAGGGCTGAAGCAGATCATTCAGTCCAAAGAACTAAGAAAACTGGCGTATTCGATGCTGGATGAAAATTATAGGTGGATGAGATAG
- the mreC gene encoding rod shape-determining protein MreC, with translation MKIKNQNTIPSKYLLLIVVVVCGILLGAERFMDGGPLSWVANYTIIPMQKGISYVGTWMSDLTDNFATLKDLQKENEELQERIDTLTIDNTRLRQEQYELERLQELYKLDQNYADYEKVGAHVIANNGTNWFSSFTIDKGSNDGIRKDMNVLAGSGLVGIVTDVGPDYAQVRSIIDDGSNVSGMVLSTSDLCMVRGDLQLMEDGRIRFEKLPNNDNEIEVGEQVVTSHISSTYLQGLFIGYISEISVDSNNLTRSGYITPAVDFSKLQEVLVITTTKQDLTNQDEGSEGE, from the coding sequence ATGAAGATCAAAAATCAAAATACGATTCCAAGTAAATATCTTCTTCTGATCGTTGTTGTTGTGTGCGGCATCTTACTGGGAGCGGAACGTTTTATGGACGGAGGTCCTCTTAGCTGGGTGGCAAATTATACCATCATTCCCATGCAAAAAGGGATCAGCTATGTAGGAACGTGGATGAGCGATCTCACAGATAATTTTGCAACTCTTAAGGATCTTCAAAAAGAAAACGAAGAACTGCAGGAGAGAATAGATACTCTGACCATCGACAATACCCGCTTAAGACAGGAGCAGTATGAACTGGAAAGACTGCAGGAACTCTATAAATTGGATCAGAATTATGCGGATTATGAAAAAGTCGGGGCACATGTGATCGCCAACAACGGAACGAACTGGTTCAGTTCCTTTACCATCGATAAAGGCAGCAATGACGGGATCCGCAAGGATATGAACGTACTGGCCGGAAGCGGTCTCGTAGGTATTGTTACAGATGTAGGACCCGATTATGCACAGGTTCGTTCCATTATCGACGATGGAAGTAATGTCAGCGGTATGGTTCTTTCCACTTCCGACCTCTGTATGGTACGCGGTGATCTGCAGCTTATGGAAGACGGCAGGATCCGCTTTGAAAAACTTCCCAACAATGATAACGAGATCGAGGTGGGAGAGCAGGTTGTGACCTCCCATATCAGCTCAACTTACCTCCAGGGACTTTTCATCGGATATATTTCCGAGATCAGTGTGGACTCCAACAATCTGACAAGATCCGGATATATTACTCCGGCAGTGGATTTTTCCAAACTTCAGGAAGTCCTTGTTATTACGACAACAAAGCAGGATCTTACGAATCAGGATGAAGGCAGCGAAGGTGAATAG
- the mreD gene encoding rod shape-determining protein MreD, whose protein sequence is MKRKVITFCIIIICFLLQSTVFAELTFASIRPNLMIILTSALGFMRGKKTGMAVGFFSGILMDVFWGETLGFYALILTVIGYLNGSFKRLFYDEDIKLPLVLIAGSELVYGLVIYICFFMMQGDFHFFYYLIHLIMPELVYTILVTIVLYQILLYMNRKLEEEEQRSASKFV, encoded by the coding sequence ATGAAAAGAAAAGTTATTACATTTTGTATTATTATTATATGTTTCCTTCTGCAGTCTACTGTTTTTGCAGAGTTGACGTTTGCCTCTATCCGTCCCAATCTGATGATCATTCTGACATCAGCTCTCGGTTTTATGAGAGGAAAAAAGACAGGGATGGCAGTAGGATTCTTCTCCGGTATTCTGATGGATGTGTTCTGGGGGGAAACTCTTGGATTTTATGCGCTGATCCTTACAGTGATCGGCTATCTGAACGGAAGCTTTAAGCGTCTGTTTTATGATGAGGATATTAAGCTTCCGCTTGTCCTTATTGCGGGAAGCGAACTGGTTTACGGGCTGGTCATTTACATTTGTTTCTTTATGATGCAGGGTGATTTCCATTTCTTTTATTACCTGATCCATCTGATCATGCCCGAATTGGTATATACTATTCTGGTAACGATTGTTTTATACCAGATCCTTCTCTACATGAACCGTAAATTAGAAGAAGAAGAACAAAGGAGTGCAAGTAAGTTTGTATAG